A genomic window from Candidatus Bathyarchaeota archaeon includes:
- a CDS encoding copper-translocating P-type ATPase: protein MDHRQSKQQGGGHSQHIAEFKKKFFVCLVLTVPILVLSEMIQSWFGFVLIVPWQNEIVFILSLIVYIYGGLPFLKGMLKELKNRQPGMMTLIGTAISVAFFYSAATVFVIVGKDFFWELATLVDVMLFGHWIEAKSVMGASRALEELVKIMPITAHLVDDGEIIDVPVSELKKDNIVLVRPGEKIPSDGVVIDGESFVNESLLTGESKPIHKIPENKVIGGSINEEGVLKIRIEKTGKETYISQVISLVKQAQESKSKTQDLANRASALLFYVALTVGIITYVAWLFFGYPDIALERSVTVLVIACPHALGLAIPLVVALSTSITAKNGILIRDRKAFETIRDIDVVVFDKTGTLTEGKFGVSDVVSFIPKDELLKLSSAVELNSEHIIAKAIVDYANEKEIKIPKIEKFKAIPGKGAQGKVNGKTVYMGSPSFIEEQKIEIKDERILSLQKQGKTVVFSVVDGKLAGAFALSDRIREVSKEAVKELTRNGIKVYMLTGDAKEVAASVSEELGITDYFAEVLPDQKAEKISSLKAKNLKVAMVGDGINDAPALVTADVGIAIGAGTDVAIESADIILVRNDPRDVVKVVNLSRKTYSKMIQNLWWAAGYNIFAIPLAAGILYNFGIIVSPAIGALLMSISTVIVAVNSQTLRKYESKGKDVATNQTKSEHLHNVS from the coding sequence ATGGATCATAGACAGTCCAAGCAGCAAGGGGGCGGTCATTCTCAACATATAGCAGAATTTAAAAAGAAATTTTTTGTTTGTCTTGTTCTCACAGTTCCGATTTTGGTTCTTTCTGAGATGATTCAAAGCTGGTTTGGTTTTGTACTAATTGTTCCTTGGCAAAATGAAATTGTGTTCATTTTGTCGTTGATTGTTTACATCTATGGCGGTCTTCCGTTCCTTAAAGGAATGCTTAAAGAATTAAAGAACCGCCAACCTGGAATGATGACTTTAATTGGGACAGCAATTTCGGTTGCTTTCTTTTATTCTGCAGCAACAGTTTTTGTCATTGTTGGCAAAGATTTCTTTTGGGAATTGGCAACCTTAGTTGATGTAATGCTTTTTGGGCATTGGATAGAAGCAAAAAGTGTAATGGGGGCTTCAAGAGCTTTAGAAGAACTAGTAAAAATCATGCCTATAACTGCACATTTAGTTGATGATGGTGAAATTATTGACGTTCCTGTTTCGGAGTTAAAAAAAGACAATATTGTATTGGTCCGTCCTGGAGAAAAAATCCCTTCAGACGGAGTAGTGATTGACGGGGAATCTTTTGTAAATGAATCTTTATTGACTGGAGAGTCAAAGCCGATCCATAAAATACCTGAAAACAAAGTTATTGGTGGCTCGATTAATGAAGAAGGCGTTTTAAAGATAAGAATTGAGAAAACTGGAAAGGAGACATATATTTCACAAGTAATAAGTTTGGTTAAACAAGCCCAAGAAAGCAAGTCCAAAACTCAGGATCTTGCAAATCGAGCTTCTGCATTGCTTTTTTACGTTGCCTTGACGGTGGGTATAATAACGTATGTTGCTTGGTTGTTTTTTGGATATCCAGATATTGCTCTTGAGCGATCTGTTACGGTTCTGGTAATTGCTTGTCCTCATGCCTTGGGTTTAGCTATACCTCTTGTTGTGGCATTATCCACGTCAATTACAGCAAAAAATGGGATTTTAATTCGAGATAGAAAAGCCTTTGAAACAATAAGGGACATTGATGTTGTTGTTTTTGATAAAACAGGAACATTAACAGAAGGAAAATTTGGGGTTTCGGATGTTGTTTCTTTCATACCCAAAGATGAGTTGCTGAAATTGTCTTCAGCTGTTGAATTAAACTCGGAACATATTATTGCAAAAGCTATCGTGGATTACGCTAACGAGAAAGAAATAAAAATTCCAAAAATTGAGAAGTTCAAAGCAATACCTGGAAAAGGTGCACAAGGAAAAGTTAACGGTAAAACAGTTTACATGGGAAGCCCCAGCTTTATAGAGGAACAAAAAATCGAAATTAAAGATGAACGCATTTTATCTCTGCAAAAGCAGGGTAAAACGGTTGTTTTTTCAGTTGTAGACGGTAAACTTGCGGGTGCATTTGCTCTTTCAGACAGAATTAGAGAAGTTTCAAAAGAGGCTGTAAAAGAATTAACCAGAAACGGCATTAAAGTGTACATGCTTACAGGTGACGCCAAAGAGGTGGCGGCTTCTGTTTCTGAGGAACTGGGGATAACTGATTATTTTGCTGAAGTTCTTCCTGATCAAAAAGCAGAGAAAATTAGCTCATTGAAAGCCAAAAACTTGAAGGTTGCAATGGTAGGTGATGGGATTAACGATGCCCCTGCCTTGGTTACTGCTGATGTTGGAATAGCTATTGGTGCTGGAACAGATGTGGCGATAGAAAGTGCTGACATTATTCTGGTAAGAAATGACCCCAGAGATGTGGTAAAGGTAGTAAATCTTTCAAGAAAAACGTACTCCAAGATGATTCAGAACCTTTGGTGGGCAGCTGGATACAACATTTTTGCTATTCCATTAGCAGCCGGAATTTTGTACAATTTTGGGATCATTGTAAGCCCTGCAATAGGTGCTCTTTTGATGTCAATAAGCACGGTTATTGTTGCAGTAAATAGCCAAACTCTTAGAAAATACGAATCAAAAGGAAAAGATGTCGCTACCAACCAGACCAAGTCCGAACATTTGCACAATGTTTCATGA
- the ilvC gene encoding ketol-acid reductoisomerase has translation MVELDFGGVKETVVTRKEFTVEKAKEILKNETVAVLGYGIQGRAQSLNMRDNGLKVIVGQSKEFKINYDQAIEDGWIPGENLFSLEEAAQKGTIKMYLLTDSAQKLLWPKLKDTFKEGDALYFSHGFSIVYREQTGVIPPANIDVILVAPKGSGTSVRDNFVAGSGINSSFAVHQDATGKAEQRVKAIGIAIGSGYLFPTTFEKETYSDLTGERGVLMGALAGMMEAQYNCLRENGHSPSEAFNETVEELTQSLIRLVDQNGMDWMYNNCSETARIGALRWRERFRDTTKPLFDCLYEFVASGEEVKIVLDKSAESDYKKKLAEELQTMGNSEMWKAGKTVRSLRPDK, from the coding sequence ATGGTTGAATTGGACTTTGGCGGTGTGAAAGAAACCGTCGTAACAAGAAAAGAATTCACGGTAGAAAAAGCAAAAGAAATTCTGAAAAATGAAACAGTTGCAGTCCTAGGATACGGAATTCAGGGACGAGCACAATCATTGAACATGCGAGATAACGGACTCAAGGTCATTGTTGGTCAAAGCAAAGAATTCAAAATAAACTACGACCAAGCAATCGAAGACGGCTGGATTCCAGGAGAAAACCTGTTCTCCCTAGAAGAGGCAGCACAAAAAGGAACAATCAAAATGTACCTGTTAACAGATTCAGCACAGAAACTACTATGGCCAAAACTAAAAGACACCTTCAAAGAAGGAGACGCCCTGTACTTTTCCCACGGATTTTCAATAGTGTACCGTGAACAAACAGGCGTAATCCCACCAGCAAACATTGACGTTATCTTGGTTGCACCAAAGGGTTCTGGAACTTCAGTAAGAGACAATTTTGTAGCAGGAAGCGGAATCAACAGCAGTTTCGCAGTTCACCAAGACGCCACCGGAAAAGCAGAACAAAGAGTAAAAGCAATCGGAATTGCCATCGGATCAGGTTATTTGTTCCCTACAACCTTTGAGAAAGAAACATACAGCGACCTAACTGGAGAACGAGGAGTCCTTATGGGTGCTCTTGCAGGAATGATGGAAGCCCAATACAATTGTCTACGAGAAAACGGTCACAGCCCCAGCGAAGCTTTCAATGAAACAGTCGAAGAACTAACCCAGAGCCTCATCAGGCTAGTAGACCAAAACGGAATGGATTGGATGTATAACAACTGCAGTGAAACCGCAAGAATTGGAGCCCTTCGATGGAGAGAACGCTTCCGGGACACTACAAAACCACTGTTTGATTGTTTGTATGAATTTGTAGCTTCTGGAGAAGAAGTCAAAATTGTTCTAGACAAAAGCGCAGAATCTGACTACAAGAAAAAACTAGCTGAAGAACTACAAACAATGGGCAACTCAGAAATGTGGAAAGCAGGAAAAACAGTCAGGTCACTTCGACCCGACAAGTAA
- a CDS encoding ABC transporter permease yields MKSGDIFGYAFGAIRLRKLRAGLTTLGVVIGIAAIVALLSISQGLQVTITDQLQSGFATDTLVVSPGGGSGFSGFGGGIGGGSGSDFSLLVSDVDLINAIDGVATSAAIIQEVSYIKATDQTVVAYVVGVDFVAYSQIYSSTFVAETGEILATPEANSVVVGKRVSDPWGNGTLVCTVGDVIEIVWTNTTVRPPMNQTVEVTVAAVLEEIGGFSLTGPSDNSVYLSLEDAQSLFGTDECDRIIVQLTSDDDETIESVSDAIEELFDGQVSVSSSTAILGIISSVFSTVELFLAGIAAISLLVAGVGIMNIMIVSLMERTREIGILKALGMKSRTVLAIFLSEAVFIGVLGAVFGIVLGWLLAVAAAQIFTGGGIAAATGQAAASTGQAAASTGFAITPLLTPTVLLGAFGFGIAVSVIFAIYPAWRASKLKPVDALRYE; encoded by the coding sequence ATGAAATCTGGAGACATTTTTGGTTATGCTTTTGGTGCAATACGCCTGCGAAAGTTGCGTGCAGGTTTAACCACGTTGGGTGTGGTTATTGGTATTGCAGCGATTGTTGCTTTGCTTTCTATTAGTCAGGGTCTGCAGGTTACTATAACTGATCAGTTGCAGTCAGGCTTTGCAACCGACACCTTAGTTGTTTCTCCAGGGGGTGGAAGCGGCTTTTCAGGTTTTGGTGGCGGTATAGGTGGTGGATCTGGTTCAGATTTTAGTTTGCTTGTGTCCGATGTTGATTTAATTAATGCCATCGATGGTGTTGCCACTTCTGCTGCTATTATTCAAGAAGTCAGTTACATAAAAGCAACGGACCAAACAGTAGTTGCATATGTGGTGGGAGTAGATTTTGTTGCATATTCACAGATTTACAGTAGTACCTTCGTAGCTGAAACTGGAGAAATCTTGGCAACTCCCGAAGCCAACAGTGTGGTTGTAGGAAAACGTGTGAGCGATCCTTGGGGCAATGGAACATTGGTTTGCACTGTTGGTGATGTTATCGAAATTGTTTGGACTAATACTACTGTTCGTCCTCCTATGAACCAAACAGTTGAAGTTACTGTTGCTGCAGTTCTGGAAGAAATTGGTGGTTTTAGCCTTACTGGACCTTCAGATAATTCAGTTTACCTTTCTCTTGAAGATGCTCAAAGCTTGTTTGGAACCGATGAATGCGACAGAATAATTGTGCAGTTAACCAGTGACGACGATGAAACAATTGAGTCTGTTTCAGATGCCATCGAGGAATTGTTTGATGGCCAAGTCTCTGTTTCGTCTTCAACTGCAATACTTGGCATAATTTCCAGCGTATTTTCCACCGTGGAGTTATTTTTGGCAGGAATCGCCGCAATTTCATTATTGGTTGCTGGGGTTGGGATAATGAATATCATGATAGTCTCTTTAATGGAGCGCACCAGAGAAATTGGCATACTAAAAGCCCTTGGAATGAAAAGCAGAACTGTTCTTGCAATATTCCTAAGTGAAGCAGTATTCATTGGGGTATTAGGTGCAGTGTTTGGCATTGTTCTGGGTTGGCTTTTGGCAGTCGCTGCAGCTCAAATATTCACTGGCGGAGGCATCGCGGCAGCAACTGGACAAGCTGCAGCATCAACTGGACAAGCTGCAGCATCAACTGGATTTGCAATAACTCCATTGTTAACGCCAACAGTACTCCTGGGAGCTTTCGGTTTTGGCATCGCAGTTAGCGTAATTTTTGCAATCTACCCTGCATGGCGAGCCTCCAAACTCAAACCCGTAGACGCTCTACGATACGAATAA
- a CDS encoding PadR family transcriptional regulator: MPSKIVEKLRRRTIKTFMDMLILGELQEKPLSGYDIIGLIHKRFNVLVSSGTVYSLLYSLERDGLVAADLDSRKRVYTLTDKGKKTLETVGRAHGEINGLVQNLIAGNKSA; encoded by the coding sequence ATGCCGTCAAAAATTGTGGAGAAACTGCGAAGAAGAACAATAAAAACTTTCATGGACATGCTAATCTTAGGTGAATTGCAAGAAAAGCCTTTGAGTGGATACGACATCATTGGTCTAATTCACAAAAGATTCAATGTGTTGGTAAGTTCCGGCACAGTCTATTCATTATTATATTCTTTGGAGCGGGATGGTTTGGTTGCTGCTGATTTGGACAGCCGCAAACGGGTTTATACTCTAACTGACAAAGGCAAAAAAACTTTGGAAACCGTAGGTCGTGCACACGGAGAAATTAATGGTCTTGTACAAAACTTGATAGCCGGAAACAAGTCAGCGTAA
- the rpiA gene encoding ribose-5-phosphate isomerase RpiA, protein MEAVNHVKDRFVVGLGSGSTAAYMIKEIGRRVSENSLHVLAVPSSSQAMLLAASSGVPVTTLDEHPVLDLVIDGADEIDPNFDMIKGGGGALLREKIVASSAKQVVIVADETKLVEKLGKFKVPVEVLPFGLAKVTAGIKELGGIPIVREGQRKMGPVVTDNGNYIVDADFGLIDNAKKLDKQLKMIPGVLETGLFIGLAHIVYLGKKDGITKLKK, encoded by the coding sequence ATGGAAGCAGTCAATCATGTAAAAGATCGCTTTGTAGTTGGACTAGGCAGCGGAAGTACAGCTGCGTATATGATTAAAGAAATCGGTAGACGAGTTTCCGAAAACAGTTTACATGTTCTTGCAGTTCCAAGTTCCAGTCAAGCAATGTTGTTAGCTGCAAGTTCAGGAGTTCCAGTAACAACATTGGACGAGCATCCTGTTCTTGATTTGGTCATAGATGGAGCCGACGAAATTGACCCCAATTTTGACATGATTAAAGGCGGTGGAGGAGCATTATTGCGTGAAAAGATTGTTGCTTCGTCTGCTAAACAAGTTGTTATCGTCGCTGATGAAACTAAACTTGTGGAGAAACTGGGCAAATTCAAAGTCCCAGTTGAAGTGTTGCCTTTCGGCTTAGCAAAAGTTACTGCAGGGATAAAAGAGCTTGGCGGAATTCCCATCGTGAGAGAGGGACAACGAAAAATGGGTCCAGTGGTTACAGATAACGGCAATTATATTGTTGATGCCGATTTTGGCCTCATTGACAATGCTAAAAAATTAGATAAACAGTTAAAGATGATTCCAGGAGTTTTAGAAACTGGGCTTTTCATTGGATTGGCACACATTGTGTACTTGGGTAAAAAAGATGGAATTACAAAATTGAAAAAATAA
- a CDS encoding archease has translation MKTRFKFLEHTADAYIEAYGNSLEEAFESAGLAFTDVMTTLETVEAKTEETFAVEAQDEEALLYSWLEELLLAFELKQMLFSSFEVSSITPTAKGLKLVAKAWGETYDPERHVSKVGVKAATYHQMKIVKDSDGVVLRFLLDI, from the coding sequence ATGAAGACTCGTTTCAAGTTTTTGGAGCACACCGCAGACGCGTACATTGAAGCCTACGGAAACAGTTTAGAAGAAGCTTTTGAAAGCGCAGGATTGGCTTTTACAGATGTTATGACTACCCTTGAAACAGTCGAGGCAAAAACGGAAGAAACTTTTGCAGTTGAAGCTCAGGACGAAGAGGCTTTGTTGTACAGTTGGCTTGAAGAATTGTTACTTGCTTTTGAGTTGAAGCAAATGTTGTTTTCTAGTTTTGAAGTTTCAAGCATAACACCAACAGCTAAGGGATTAAAGCTAGTTGCAAAAGCATGGGGAGAAACCTACGATCCAGAAAGGCATGTGTCCAAAGTGGGGGTTAAAGCTGCTACGTATCATCAGATGAAAATCGTTAAAGACTCTGATGGCGTGGTTTTACGGTTTCTTCTAGACATTTAA
- a CDS encoding NAD(P)/FAD-dependent oxidoreductase, which translates to MADKSIIIIGAGLGGLSAGCYGQINGYATKIFERQPNSGGVCVSWKRKGYVFDYAVHNLFGIVPGTSDYHIWKELGALDGLQTYSFKEFVQVETPEGKKFIVYTDLDKLQNHMNQLSPSDKQKINEFVKACRRFRGYDLFAGMTGGMGAKLRLLPVLRSVMKYSKITTEDFAKNFSDPFLQKAFATIQYDLSGVPVLIPMIFMAAMSKGDAGWPVGGSSALASNIEKSYLNLGGHISFRSRVDKILVENNKAVGVQLEDGSKHFADLIVSAADGYATVFDMLQGNYVKDSIRTYYDSYPKTMPFGLEIYYGLNQQFDGEPHALVLFQDEPITIEDREYDRLDVEVFNFDSSFAGSGKTVVKVVVNSAYDYWQNLSADKDEYNKQKKRLADQVAERLDKRFAGFKNSIEAVDVVTPVSVVHWTGGYRGFCLPWPAPEQISGEVSKNGVSKTLPGLENFYMVGQWAVGMNGLGTAAHSGRNLIKQLCKNDNKKFKTTL; encoded by the coding sequence ATGGCTGACAAATCCATTATAATTATTGGAGCTGGCCTTGGGGGTTTATCTGCGGGCTGTTATGGGCAAATTAACGGTTATGCAACCAAAATTTTTGAACGGCAACCTAACAGCGGTGGGGTTTGTGTTTCTTGGAAACGTAAAGGCTACGTGTTTGATTATGCTGTTCACAATCTGTTTGGTATTGTTCCTGGAACTTCAGATTACCACATTTGGAAGGAACTCGGTGCCCTTGATGGTCTTCAAACTTATAGTTTCAAAGAATTTGTTCAAGTCGAAACTCCAGAGGGAAAAAAGTTTATTGTTTACACGGACTTGGACAAGCTACAAAACCATATGAACCAGCTTTCCCCCTCAGACAAACAAAAAATTAACGAGTTTGTCAAAGCCTGTCGTCGTTTCAGGGGTTACGACCTGTTTGCTGGCATGACGGGGGGAATGGGGGCTAAGCTTCGGTTGTTGCCTGTTTTGCGTTCAGTGATGAAGTACAGCAAAATAACCACCGAAGATTTTGCCAAAAACTTCAGTGACCCCTTTTTGCAAAAAGCCTTTGCAACAATACAGTACGACCTTTCTGGCGTGCCCGTGTTGATTCCCATGATTTTTATGGCTGCTATGAGCAAAGGAGACGCGGGCTGGCCTGTTGGGGGATCGTCTGCCCTTGCTTCTAACATCGAAAAAAGTTACCTAAATTTGGGAGGCCATATCTCTTTTCGTTCCCGCGTGGATAAAATTTTGGTTGAAAACAACAAAGCCGTTGGGGTTCAACTGGAGGATGGGTCAAAACATTTTGCTGACCTTATTGTTTCTGCAGCCGACGGTTACGCCACCGTTTTTGATATGTTGCAGGGAAATTACGTCAAAGATTCTATTCGTACATATTATGATTCATATCCCAAGACTATGCCTTTTGGGTTGGAAATCTATTACGGACTAAACCAACAGTTCGATGGTGAGCCCCATGCTTTGGTACTTTTCCAAGATGAGCCAATCACCATTGAGGACAGAGAATACGACCGGTTAGACGTTGAAGTTTTCAATTTTGATTCGTCCTTTGCTGGTTCAGGCAAAACCGTGGTTAAAGTGGTGGTAAACTCAGCTTATGATTACTGGCAAAACCTGTCAGCTGACAAAGATGAATACAATAAGCAGAAAAAGCGGCTGGCAGACCAAGTGGCAGAAAGGTTAGACAAACGGTTTGCCGGGTTCAAAAACAGCATCGAAGCCGTGGACGTGGTAACTCCCGTTTCTGTGGTGCATTGGACTGGAGGTTATCGAGGTTTTTGTCTGCCTTGGCCTGCTCCTGAACAAATTTCTGGAGAAGTATCAAAAAACGGGGTAAGCAAAACCCTCCCGGGACTAGAAAACTTCTATATGGTAGGACAATGGGCCGTCGGCATGAACGGCCTAGGCACCGCCGCACATTCAGGACGAAACCTAATAAAACAACTCTGCAAAAACGACAACAAAAAATTCAAAACAACTCTTTAA
- a CDS encoding ferritin, with the protein MASKKLLELMNKGIARELQVSIQYMWQHVMVTGIKSAMVGGVFKEIAITEMKHAEEIAERLAYLGGVPTIKHDPIVVGKNLEEMLQLDKKAEEEAIELYKETIKAATADGDITTRRLFEEILGDEEEHEDTFTKLLQ; encoded by the coding sequence ATGGCATCAAAAAAGTTGTTAGAGTTAATGAACAAAGGAATCGCCCGGGAACTGCAAGTATCTATCCAGTACATGTGGCAACACGTCATGGTTACTGGAATCAAAAGCGCCATGGTTGGAGGAGTCTTTAAAGAAATTGCCATCACAGAAATGAAACACGCCGAAGAAATCGCAGAACGCCTAGCGTACCTTGGAGGAGTGCCCACCATAAAGCATGACCCCATCGTAGTAGGCAAAAACTTGGAAGAAATGCTCCAATTAGACAAAAAAGCCGAAGAAGAAGCTATAGAATTATACAAAGAAACAATCAAAGCGGCAACAGCCGACGGAGACATTACAACCCGCAGATTGTTTGAAGAAATCCTCGGCGACGAAGAAGAACACGAAGACACCTTTACTAAACTGTTGCAGTAA
- a CDS encoding molybdopterin-guanine dinucleotide biosynthesis protein MobB, producing MTRFVAVVGTKQSEKTTIIKNVVSILNNRGYHVATIKELSCTQTNDGPAEPTTGVWKKDETGAETVVVLPQNETGLFLKRRLSLTEIVPFLKNMDYVLLEGFEHEQVFAKIIAANTKEDFESFSDGLAIAVSGKIAESCSEIVQEGLKIPVFNALEDIDKIADGIEQKTFPILPNLAGCATCHSVGECGYLTCYEYAKAIVSGKSETIGCPLDLKDNVVVEVNGVKLPLKNFPETIIQNSLLGMFSSLHGVEKIQTLKIEINNRKLS from the coding sequence ATGACGCGATTTGTTGCTGTAGTTGGGACAAAACAATCAGAAAAAACAACTATTATCAAAAATGTTGTTTCAATTCTCAATAATCGAGGCTACCATGTAGCTACAATCAAAGAATTGTCTTGCACCCAAACAAATGATGGACCTGCTGAACCAACCACAGGTGTTTGGAAAAAAGATGAAACAGGTGCAGAAACAGTTGTTGTTCTGCCCCAAAACGAAACAGGACTATTTCTCAAGAGAAGACTTTCCCTAACTGAGATTGTTCCTTTTTTGAAGAATATGGACTATGTACTTTTAGAAGGCTTTGAGCATGAACAGGTTTTTGCAAAAATAATTGCTGCCAACACCAAAGAGGACTTTGAATCCTTTTCCGATGGGCTTGCTATAGCAGTTAGTGGCAAAATTGCAGAATCTTGCTCAGAAATTGTTCAAGAGGGTTTGAAAATTCCTGTTTTTAATGCCCTTGAAGACATTGATAAAATCGCTGATGGCATTGAACAAAAAACTTTTCCGATATTGCCAAATCTTGCTGGTTGTGCAACATGCCATTCTGTTGGTGAATGTGGTTATCTTACATGTTATGAATATGCAAAGGCAATTGTCTCAGGAAAATCTGAGACCATTGGTTGTCCGTTAGATTTGAAAGATAATGTAGTTGTTGAGGTGAACGGTGTTAAACTGCCTTTAAAAAATTTCCCTGAGACAATAATACAAAATTCTCTGCTAGGAATGTTTTCATCTCTTCATGGTGTTGAAAAAATTCAGACATTAAAAATCGAAATAAACAACCGCAAATTGTCATGA
- a CDS encoding ABC transporter ATP-binding protein has translation MVETVNLRKTYVLGKVPVNALSGVNLKVEKGDFIAILGPSGSGKSTLLNMIGALDTPTEGKVLIDGVDISTLNDNKLADMRHSVGFVFQFFNLIPRLTALGNVELPLSIAGLTKKEKRKRAEELLETVGLKDRVNHKPAELSGGQRQRVAIARALANNPSFLLMDEPTGNIDSKTASEIIDLVKQLNTEKGVTIVMITHDQQLASQAKKIVRMLDGTVIEEVEQ, from the coding sequence ATTGTTGAAACAGTAAATCTGCGAAAAACATACGTTCTTGGAAAAGTTCCAGTGAACGCCCTAAGTGGAGTGAACCTTAAGGTCGAAAAAGGCGATTTTATTGCAATTTTGGGACCTTCAGGAAGCGGTAAATCCACATTGTTGAACATGATTGGAGCGTTAGACACGCCTACAGAAGGAAAAGTCCTGATTGATGGTGTCGACATTTCTACATTAAATGATAACAAGTTAGCTGACATGCGTCACAGTGTTGGTTTTGTTTTTCAATTTTTTAATTTGATTCCACGGTTAACTGCCCTAGGAAACGTTGAGTTGCCTTTGTCCATTGCAGGTTTAACTAAAAAGGAAAAACGCAAACGAGCTGAAGAGCTTTTGGAAACCGTTGGTTTGAAAGACCGGGTTAATCATAAACCTGCTGAGCTCAGTGGAGGTCAACGTCAACGGGTTGCCATTGCGCGGGCCTTGGCGAATAATCCTAGCTTTTTGTTAATGGATGAACCCACTGGAAACATTGATTCCAAAACTGCAAGTGAAATTATAGATTTGGTAAAACAGTTGAACACAGAAAAGGGTGTTACAATTGTTATGATTACCCATGATCAGCAGTTGGCGTCTCAGGCAAAAAAGATCGTGAGGATGCTTGATGGAACAGTAATCGAGGAGGTTGAACAATAA
- a CDS encoding PadR family transcriptional regulator, with translation MIAPLELKKMLDMEIEKFRKKGATSPQKAMSLDDLELSVKFRQFINHSPRLFGVFVKVDDKYYLSEEKLLKIEEQLSSRPFARLLKHTASVPKGLLRVYVFKLLKEKPMSGSEIMDEVEKQTGGQWKPSPGSIYPLLTWLRETGYAQELPRESTGVKRYVLTEKGNQFFEEHSDFKDKLQQKMAPMGPLFFLRMGLHVDGLQDLQEPIRRFFDALFELRSTLMENLTEETLTEARLVLNEVSCKIEKLTEKLKGDE, from the coding sequence ATGATTGCTCCCTTGGAACTGAAAAAAATGTTGGATATGGAAATCGAAAAATTTCGCAAGAAGGGAGCTACAAGCCCTCAGAAAGCAATGAGTCTAGATGATTTAGAACTTTCAGTTAAGTTTAGGCAATTCATAAATCATTCTCCGCGGCTGTTTGGTGTTTTTGTAAAAGTCGACGACAAATATTATCTTTCAGAGGAAAAATTACTGAAAATTGAAGAACAGCTTTCTTCTCGTCCTTTTGCTCGGTTATTGAAACATACTGCAAGTGTTCCTAAAGGGCTTTTGCGGGTTTACGTGTTTAAGTTGTTGAAAGAAAAACCCATGTCGGGTTCAGAGATAATGGATGAAGTTGAAAAGCAAACTGGTGGCCAATGGAAACCTAGTCCTGGGTCAATTTATCCTCTTTTGACTTGGCTTCGTGAAACTGGTTATGCTCAAGAGTTGCCTCGTGAATCAACTGGAGTTAAACGCTATGTACTAACTGAAAAAGGCAACCAATTTTTTGAAGAACATTCAGATTTCAAAGATAAATTGCAGCAAAAGATGGCACCCATGGGGCCATTATTTTTTTTGAGAATGGGTCTACATGTTGATGGGTTGCAAGACCTTCAGGAGCCTATAAGGCGGTTTTTTGATGCATTGTTTGAGTTGCGTTCTACTTTGATGGAAAATCTAACCGAAGAAACATTAACTGAGGCTAGGCTGGTCTTAAATGAGGTTTCATGCAAAATCGAAAAATTGACTGAAAAATTGAAAGGAGATGAATAA
- a CDS encoding universal stress protein has translation MIEKILAPIDGSAHSDNALVYALDLAEKYSAEITILTVIEPVILPGPVFVNEPSIMPPSQFDYQKNIQNLHEKMLEETFKKISKAHPELKIKKQHRIGRPADEIIEIANKEKFDLIVIGSRGRGKIKEFFLGSVSDRVADSAKCPVLIVK, from the coding sequence TTGATTGAAAAAATTCTTGCCCCGATTGACGGCTCAGCACATTCTGATAATGCTTTAGTTTATGCTTTGGATTTAGCAGAAAAATATTCTGCAGAAATCACAATCCTAACAGTAATAGAACCAGTTATTTTACCTGGACCAGTTTTTGTAAATGAACCTTCTATTATGCCTCCAAGTCAATTCGATTACCAAAAAAACATACAGAACCTGCACGAAAAAATGCTTGAGGAAACCTTCAAAAAAATTTCAAAAGCTCACCCTGAACTTAAGATTAAAAAACAACACAGAATTGGACGACCAGCAGACGAAATAATTGAAATCGCCAACAAAGAAAAATTTGATTTAATTGTCATAGGTAGTCGAGGAAGAGGAAAAATCAAAGAATTTTTCCTAGGAAGCGTAAGCGACAGAGTTGCAGACAGCGCAAAATGTCCTGTGCTTATAGTAAAATAA